From a single Cotesia glomerata isolate CgM1 linkage group LG6, MPM_Cglom_v2.3, whole genome shotgun sequence genomic region:
- the LOC123267850 gene encoding uncharacterized protein LOC123267850 — protein sequence MNDRINFTHLFPGIKASLLISDSPANALYIDFHKTMIASVTLLDKSNIYSIPKSQNTPVPCVVMILTSPAKVTDVLLNERWREFGQFFVIIDGASDGCSNAQLFLKEAWKNDVINTIFLCWEQVYKLFSYNPFSEFAPASWQKVDEVQKAGSRWTMFSQNFSGDYVTHRNLFFDKTRDLQGHPVRVSFSAIPPYIVSKVKNEMKTAEGFDYEMIRFVMNKLNATLVFNDVLKVIGQFDNATNKGLLWQVGSGRIDLAMDSLFLRNTDKKAEFTYPIHHFDLSVITEYRELTVFAGRMFSFLPLSIVALFLGTSLSIFVLQRYVLKQPFSRNIIDTIRIFLSLPLPSLPLEIRGKIIFVCTILGFMIANNIIQANMNTVLSSKSAARAIENIEDLNRFNYSVLAGEASAPALKRIGIKNVKLIIGTVNCSQLQENQAFGGKVLVLQTLMTENCHILKKPVISGIFCTYYTRRNWPIFPQFNKKLSMLFEGGFTGHEIKRLLKTYKQSRRKEPDNYQVITMDHMENIIYIFIVSNFVSVIVFFLELCFAKIMNDNLNVFKFMKE from the exons ATGAACGATCGGATCAATTTCACG CATCTGTTTCCTGGCATAAAAGCAAGCTTATTGATTAGTGACTCGCCTGCGAATGCTCTGTATATTGATTTCCATAAGACGATGATTGCATCAGTGACGCTGCTTGACAAATCGAACATCTACAGCATCCCGAAGAGTCAAAACACTCCGGTTCCTTGTGTTGTTATGATTTTGACATCACCAGCTAAAGTAACTGATGTTCTTCTGAACGAAAGATGGCGGGAATTTGGCCAGTTCTTTGTAATTATTGATGGTGCAAGCGATGGATGCTCCAATGCTCAATTGTTCTTGAAGGAAGCTTGGAAAAATGACGTAATTAACACTATTTTCCTGTGCTGGGAACAGGTTTATAAGCTGTTTAGCTACAATCCGTTCAGTGAATTCGCACCTGCTTCATGGCAGAAGGTTGATGAAGTTCAGAAGGCTGGTAGTCGCTGGACGATGTTCAGCCAAAACTTCAGTGGAG ATTACGTGACCCACAGAAATTTGTTCTTTGACAAGACTCGAGATCTTCAAGGACACCCTGTTAGAGTAAGTTTCTCTGCCATTCCTCCCTATATAGTAAGTAaggttaaaaatgaaatgaagACTGCTGAAGGCTTTGACTATGAAATGATCAGATTTGTGATGAACAAGCTAAACGCGACTCTTGTGTTCAATGATGTCCTCAAAGTTATAGGCCAGTTTGACAACGCAACTAACAAGGGATTGTTATGGCAAGTTGGTAGTGGAAGAATAGATTTGGCGATGGATTCGTTGTTCCTGAGGAACACTGACAAAAAAGCAGAGTTCACATATCCGATCCATCACTTCGACTTGTCCGTGATTACAGAATACCGCGAGTTGACTGTCTTTGCTGGGAGAATGTTTTCTTTTCTGCCCTTGTCGATAGTTGCGCTTTTCTTGGGCACGAGTCTCTCGATCTTTGTTCTGCAACGATACGTCCTAAAACAGCCGTTCTCTAGGAATATCATCGACACCATCCGTATCTTCCTGAGCTTGCCATTGCCTAGCTTACCGCTGGAAATTCGCGGAAAGATAATATTTGTATGTACAATACTTGGTTTTATGATTGCCAACAATATCATACAAGCGAATATGAACACAGTATTGAGTTCTAAAAGCGCGGCGCGAGCTATAGAAAACATTGAAGATTTGAATAGATTTAACTACAGTGTTCTAGCTGGGGAAGCAAGTGCCCCAGCTTTGAAGCGCATTGGCATAAAGAATGTTAAGCTCATTATTGGAACTGTAAACTGCTCCCAGCTTCAAGAAAATCAGGCGTTTGGTGGAAAGGTGTTGGTCCTTCAGACATTGATGACCGAAAACTGTCATATACTGAAGAAGCCTGTAATATCAGGGATCTTCTGCACATACTACACTCGTCGCAATTGGCCTATATTTCCGCAATTTAATAAGAAACTTTCAATGTTGTTCGAAGGCGGTTTCACGGGTCATGAAATCAAAAGATTACTAAAGACATACAAACAGTCAAGGCGTAAGGAGCCTGATAACTATCAAGTGATAACTATGGATCACATGGAAAAcatcatttacatttttattgtcaGTAATTTTGTTTCggtaattgtattttttttggaattatgTTTCGCGAAAATCATGAATGATAATTTAaacgtttttaaatttatgaaggAATAA
- the LOC123266575 gene encoding uncharacterized protein LOC123266575, whose translation MFYPTIILFLSFNCNVFAFRIRLLSIQADERINLMIDLIDRCLPNAKGNFLISDSSTDSMYKNFYKHMIGSVTLFNRSVDYKKERKTRVSFIIMMVSSPLKVKEVLANDTWRDFNQFFIILDGGDSDNGCVNAQSFLMEAWKNDILNTVFMCLDQDGQVPKVYSFNPFTDFAPISWEKMLVLPAIYDHPWTMLGQIYDPNHTSCSSLFFEKTDKLGGYLIKVGAMKLSPFVSYKLTNGTTTFEGYDYEVIKLILEKLNATTIYNIPTVIDELGNTTTGGVFWLITQKKIDLLMTSLIARGTLHKAELTYPYFESKISVISQQRKFNKLGGHLFAFLPSSIAALFFITSTLVFILLRIVFNDPYSRHILDILRVFLNIALPTLPFTSRGRIIFGVTLVSFSIANIVIQANMNTVLTSKNAARNVESFKDLKELNYEVCAPHFIKPVLINDNLKKVKIVSKNMHCSKLKKNEAFVGKEYILRTIMTKTCHLSKKPLVSGMFNAYYTRRNWPIFPKITKQLLILFETGMSNYHIEHVLRNYQRSKSQEPEQYQVISMDHMSFTFSIFVALSLVSLIIFFFELNFERLRKTVVSLFWSVVKYLPK comes from the exons ATGTTTTATCccactattattttatttttatcatttaactGCAACGTGTTTGCCTTTCGTATTCGTTTATTATCGATCCAAGCAGATGAACGGATTAATTTAATG ATTGATTTGATTGACCGTTGTCTTCCTAATGCAAAGggaaatttcttaatttccgATTCATCAACGGATTCAAtgtataaaaacttttataagcACATGATTGGATCCGTGACTTTGTTCAACCGTTCAGTGGATTATAAGAAGGAAAGAAAGACTCGAGTGtcttttattatcatgatGGTATCTTCGCCATTGAAAGTCAAAGAAGTTCTTGCTAATGATACGTGGCGAGATTTCAACCAGTTTTTCATAATCTTAGATGGTGGAGACAGTGACAATGGATGCGTCAATGCTCAGTCATTCTTGATGGAAGCTTGGAAAAACGATATACTCAATACTGTTTTTATGTGCTTAGATCAGGATGGTCAAGTTCCGAAAGTTTATAGTTTTAATCCATTTACGGACTTTGCACCAATAAGTTgggaaaaaatgttagttttacCAGCGATTTATGATCATCCTTGGACTATGCTCGGCCAAATTTATGATCCAa ATCACACATCATGCAGCAgcttattttttgaaaaaactgaTAAACTTGGAGGATATCTCATAAAAGTTGGTGCCATGAAATTATCTCCGTTTGTGTCATACAAATTAACCAACGGAACTACTACTTTCGAAGGTTACGATTATGAAGTAATAAAGCTGATCTTAGAGAAGCTGAACGCAACCACGATCTATAATATTCCCACGGTGATAGATGAACTTGGCAACACGACCACCGGTGGTGTATTTTGGCTAatcacacaaaaaaaaattgatttactaatGACTTCCTTGATAGCTAGAGGCACCTTACACAAAGCTGAATTGACATATCCATACTTCGAATCGAAGATCTCAGTAATTTCTCAGCAACGCAAGTTCAATAAGCTTGGTGGACATCTATTCGCCTTTCTCCCCTCATCGATAGCAGCCTTGTTCTTCATCACAAGTACTCTGGTCTTCATCCTTCTACGGATCGTGTTCAACGACCCGTACTCAAGGCATATCCTTGATATTCTTCGCGTCTTCTTAAATATTGCGTTGCCCACATTGCCATTCACTTCTCGAGGACGAATAATCTTCGGTGTAACACTAGTAAGCTTCTCAATTGCCAATATCGTAATCCAAGCGAATATGAACACAGTTCTAACATCAAAAAATGCAGCTAGAAATGTTGAAAGTTTTAAGGATTTAAAAGAGCTTAACTACGAAGTTTGTGCTCCTCACTTTATTAAGCCTGTGTTGATCAATGATAATCTAAAGAAAGTTAAAATAGTATCTAAAAACATGCACTGctcaaagttgaaaaaaaatgaagcttTTGTGGGCAAAGAATACATCCTCCGAACGATTATGACTAAAACCTGTCACTTGTCTAAAAAACCACTCGTGTCTGGAATGTTCAATGCTTACTATACTCGACGAAATTGGCCGATATTTCCCAAAATTACTAaacaattgttaattttattcgaAACAGGCATGAGTAATTATCATATCGAGCATGTTTTGAGAAATTATCAGCGTTCAAAATCTCAAGAACCTGAGCAGTATCAAGTGATATCAATGGATCACATGAGCTTTacatttagtatttttgttgCTCTTTCTTTggtatcattaattattttcttctttgaaTTGAACTTTGAGCGGTTACGGAAGACTGTTGTTAGTCTTTTTTGGTCTGTTGTAAAGTATCTTCCTAAGTAA